Within Spinacia oleracea cultivar Varoflay chromosome 4, BTI_SOV_V1, whole genome shotgun sequence, the genomic segment TAGGCCTGTAATCATTGTAGAACTGGTTTCTCATTTCTGTTTCCTTGCAAGAATATGAGGTTGACCGTGCTTTTATCCTAAAAGAGGCAATTGCTGGCACCTTATTTCTAGTCCCTTGTTTGCTAGTCTTGCACCTAATTGCTGGTTTTGTTAGGTATTTCGGTTTGCATTTGTAAGGAAGCATCTTTACCAGTTATGGAACATATGTTTTTTCTCTTGCTGTTCAATCtgtttatctttgattttgTGGTGGCTGACAGAAACTTCAGCGGAAGGAGACAATGACAACAATGAGCAGGATGTCAATCAGCCCAAAAAGGATTCAGAGAGGAAGGTTGCATTCTTGTATTTTTCAATCCTTTTATttgtaaatataaaaatattgtAATATGTTCATTCTCAACCACCTGCTAATTGCTGTTGGATGCACTTGCAGCTATCACCTCTGTCAACGCTGGAATCATCTTTCGAGGCTTTGAATGTCAAGAAGCTTGATGGTATTGGTCCTATTGTATCGGACATAGATGACTATGAATCTATTCAAGTTCGTGTTTCTCTAACTTTGCTATAtaacatttccatttccattgtTTTTCAGTTGCTTTTGCAGTGGATCCTCTGTATCATCAGACAACTGCACAATTTGATGAGGGTGGGGCAAAGGGTCTTCTCCTAAATAACCTTGGAATTTATGGAGGGTGTCGAGTACTTTTTGATTCACAAGAGATTCCAGCAAAGTGCATTTCTTCAACTAATGATACTAATTCTTCCAATCGAATCGATATCTCTTTTGCTGGAGGTAAGTAGGAAAACATTATGGAGTTCCTCATTACATCTATTTGGCAAATTATCTTACTTTTGTTCTACTACAGAATGCATTGACCAAATGGTAGCCAATGTGAACACAAAGAAAGATATATGTCCTACTTTCAGTGCTATAGTACAACAGCTTGATGAATATAGTTTGCAACAAAGGCAACATCAGAGTAGTCAGGACTCTGTGTGCGAAGTTGATGATATCACGGTTGAGTTGAATGGAGTGAATGATATAAATGGTGACAGAGGTTGTGAGTTGGATGACGGTTCATATGATAATGGCGAGGCTTGTTCATTTGATCACAACGATGATGCATATCATGCTGATGACGGTTTTGACCCCGGTGATCAAAATTTGGCTGATCAGTATGAGGTATTTTTGTCAAGCTCATTTATGTATATCAGATTTGGACATGTTTACTTTTATTTTACAAAGAATGGATGATCATCTCTGGTTTACCaaaaattcatttatttgcAAAGGTTAAACTAATGAAGTAAATTGTAATCACCGAAATTTTAGGAACAAGAAACATCTATGTCCAGCGAATTTGATGAATATGACAGATTGGACAATGTTGCTTCCCTTCTTTTGGGAGCTTCTGGAGTGATATCAACTCATAATGCATGGGCTGGACCTGAACATTGGAAGTATCGAAAGTCTAAGAGTTAGTCGGCAAACTTCTTCCTTACTTTAATTATTCCCAGTTGGTCTGTACTCTTTGTAGATGTTGACTTAGTACTGATTTTAGCTGTAGGTACTGAGAGTGTTACTGCTCAAGACACTGAGTTGGTTTCTGCAGCCAAAagacagaaaacaaaaaaagcTTCTGAAGCAGATATTGATTTTACGAAAGCTTTGGATGAAGGCATGCCAGATATTTTCGCTCCTCCTAAAAATCTAAAGTCATTATTGCTTCCTGCTAAAAAAGTGCCTTGCTCCAACAAACTTCCAGAGGATTGCCATTACCATCCTGAGGATCTTGTGAAGTTGTTTCTCCTTCCAAATGTTATGGTAAGCTATttgttctttttcctttttatttggggGGTGGGGGAAGGTCCATTTAATCCTTTTGCCCGGGGGAAAGAATAAAGGGGATCAGAGGTATACAACACTGAGGATAACCTAACTCAACCGCCCTTGAAGACCTCACTGAGTTACAGAAATATAACAAACGAAccaaaacataataaagtaaagtCACTAATTGAAATTATGCAGCAGCGCTACTAATACCTGACATAAACTTGAAAAATGCCATGGAAAGATATACCTTCCTCTTTTTTCTAATGCATCTCTTTCCTGGTATtggaaataaagaaaaacacgAAGCGATCAATGAATGATGAAAACATATGGATTGTTGGGCCAAATGTAGACCTCTTATGCCTGCTGTACTAGGTGAAACATTTTGCCATCGCAGTCAAGTTGGCCTACTGATTTCATTGATTTGTTCCTTTTTATGTACTCCCTTCGGCCCTTTTTGTTTGCTCCATTTGAATTTTCACGGTCTCCAAGACGCGActtaaaacgtaaatatctccaatTGTACACGCGTGAAGttctaaaaagttgatattctaaaaatataaattgaactgaatctaacaagacctcacatgactatattttttttaatagattAATGAGAATTTAAAAAGTTTGACCAAAAAAATACAATGGGGCTAacattaagggacagagggagtaacgaATAAAACCTGACAAAAGTGAGCAAAGATACACTTCCAAGGAAGGCAATTTTGGGATCTCAGTCACTCAGCTAGGAGGGGGTTgtgtttttgagttttagtttttCTGTTATGCTGATCTTTGTCGATCTCTTTGTTTGTGGTAAtcaaattgccaaaaaaaaaagacctgGCCTCAAGTAGTTGGACTGATTGCTTTGTCTGTCTTGCATCTGTATGATGTTTTCTGTTGCACTATATTGTTGCAGTGCTGTGTTGAATCTGCGTACATTTGAGCTTAAATAACTATAAAATATTCCTGGTGATACTATTCAGAGAAAATATTTTCTTTCTTCCAAAAAATTTCCTGTTGTGAAGAGGAGCAAATCAGCTAATCttttgctttgttgttgtttaatGGGAGAATGGGACACAAATCTGCACTTAAATATATTCCAGCAAATAAAAGCATTTCCCTTGAGAAAACCTTGTGTTCTTTCTCTTCTATGAATGCAAGGGTTGTATTGTAATCTAATTGAAGCATTGAAGTGTAGGAGCACTGTTGTGATGGCTTGATGTTGTAACTAGGTAGTGGGTCTAATATCTTCGTATTAGATTTCTGGAAAATGTTGCTGGGTTTTGATATATTTCTTAAACCAATTGCTGCTGTGTGGTATCTCGTTTAATTCTTCTCTTTTTATTGTTATTGTATCACAGTGCCTTgggaagagaagaagacgaaGAAGAGTGGCAGGTATAACCTATATAATATATTCAGCTTATCCTTTCTCATCTATTTCCTTCCCCTCCTTTGTCACTTTAGTGTATAATGCCCttctgttattttatttttcttcttttttttgtgtgaatgagccacaagggcaatataaattacaaaagggggcgggggattcgaacctgagatctattgtacacaggcccCTAATCTTAACCACTAGTGCAAGATATCATTGGT encodes:
- the LOC110790992 gene encoding condensin complex subunit 2, encoding MAETLSPNPVQKQRATISTRLQSPTSPFFLGSNDDKLERAQARAARAAAVRRKLAEDAFLPPPPSSPSNSCLDGAQIMELFRNCIKLASENKINQKNTWELKLIDHLSEIIKVEDEKDTETNFQKASCTLEAGVKIYALRVDSVHSEAYKVLGGISRAGLNDQQETSAEGDNDNNEQDVNQPKKDSERKLSPLSTLESSFEALNVKKLDVAFAVDPLYHQTTAQFDEGGAKGLLLNNLGIYGGCRVLFDSQEIPAKCISSTNDTNSSNRIDISFAGECIDQMVANVNTKKDICPTFSAIVQQLDEYSLQQRQHQSSQDSVCEVDDITVELNGVNDINGDRGCELDDGSYDNGEACSFDHNDDAYHADDGFDPGDQNLADQYEEQETSMSSEFDEYDRLDNVASLLLGASGVISTHNAWAGPEHWKYRKSKTVGTESVTAQDTELVSAAKRQKTKKASEADIDFTKALDEGMPDIFAPPKNLKSLLLPAKKVPCSNKLPEDCHYHPEDLVKLFLLPNVMCLGKRRRRRRVADNGSWQEGSDFSGALPAWDNDSSCSGPDNDGYAHSDIEEQDVLVSQPRQVNKIEVHYDKTAKQVDVHLLKETLWGHIHEFVQAPEMNDPEDAISFNQVLATFPDDCGAAAARDISPHLCFICLLHLANEHGLRIQGCTNMDDLSIHLPVSSQNTDL